A single region of the Anoplolepis gracilipes chromosome 1, ASM4749672v1, whole genome shotgun sequence genome encodes:
- the L(2)k14505 gene encoding ATP synthase mitochondrial F1 complex assembly factor 2 produces MNNIPQILNKLINTINYFRCNRFVSASSVVRNLATVKRFYRRTNILSSGDKYEITLDQRKLKTPQGRIFEVNSKPLALAVAAEWDAQKETIDRGNMHLTSLCNTVLDNPHNYTKIDLVNHIVNCLEMDTILFHSSEVDELYQLQVEKWQPLVRWFCEHYNVDITRTQSIEAPIVSTETKAVLTRHLLSYNFNSIYGLVYAVDGLKSVILTLATAARVINVLEAVSLSRLEEEYQVSHWGNVEWHHEYSRHDLQARLSAAMLFVYLNTHSATSRPKLDVPNVS; encoded by the exons ATGAACAATATACcgcaaatattgaataaactaatcaatacaataaattattttagatgcAATAGATTTGTGTCAGCTTCCTCGGTAGTAAGAAATTTAG CTACTGTGAAACGATTTTATAGAAGAACAAATATACTTTCAAGTGGTGACAAGTATGAGATTACATTGGATCAGAGGAAGCTGAAGACACCACAGGGTAGGATATTCGAAGTAAACAGCAAACCCCTTGCTTTAGCGGTGGCTGCTGAATGGGATGCACAGAAGGAAACTATCGATAGAGGAAATATGCATTTG ACATCCTTGTGCAATACTGTATTGGACAACCCACATAATTATACCAAAATAGATCTGGTCAATCACATAGTAAACTGCTTAGAAAtggatacaattttatttcattcaagT GAGGTGGATGAATTATATCAGTTACAAGTTGAAAAGTGGCAACCTCTAGTTCGTTGGTTTTGTGAACATTACAATGTGGACATTACAAGAACTCAGAGTATAGAAGCACCTATTGTATCTACAGAAACCAAAGCTGTTTTAACGAGACATTTATTGtcctataattttaatagtatttatg GTCTTGTGTATGCAGTAGATGGATTAAAGTCAGTTATCCTGACTCTTGCAACAGCTGCAAGAGTAATTAATGTCTTGGAAGCTGTAAGTCTTTCACGACTAGAAGAAGAATATCAG GTCTCTCACTGGGGCAATGTGGAATGGCATCACGAGTATAGCAGACATGATTTACAGGCGCGTCTATCGGCGGCAATGTTATTTGTATACTTGAACACTCATTCCGCCACTTCGCGACCCAAACTCGACGTCCCTAATGTAAGCTAA